Proteins found in one Saccharopolyspora phatthalungensis genomic segment:
- a CDS encoding LysR substrate-binding domain-containing protein: MDTRRLGYFVRVVDTGNITRAAESLHITQPALSQHISALEADFKTRLLERTGRGVEATDSGRSLYRYAQGILRLEKAARIDLCDRTDSPAGLVTVGLASYSMASSLAVPLLRIVRERYPNTQLQLIQNLTVVMSQALLLGQVDMALIYDPGYVKGVVVEKVLEEDFHLITSTKTRPMAVCGDGVTLKDASRLDFILPSEVHTVRRITDAAFHAAGLHYSVVAEIEPSMVLRDAVVGGLGATVLPLSAARTYFAPEEVRAYRFADARMRTGMSLCTSEVQPLSDAAKLVADVLRGLMTDVQPDGGRLRTADETIS; this comes from the coding sequence ATGGACACCCGCAGGCTCGGCTACTTCGTCAGGGTGGTCGACACCGGCAACATCACCAGGGCCGCGGAGTCGCTGCACATCACGCAGCCCGCGTTGAGCCAGCACATCTCGGCGCTGGAGGCGGATTTCAAGACGCGACTGCTGGAACGCACCGGGCGCGGCGTGGAGGCCACCGATTCCGGGCGATCTCTCTACCGCTACGCGCAGGGAATCCTGCGTCTGGAAAAGGCCGCGCGGATCGATCTGTGTGACCGCACCGATTCTCCGGCCGGTTTGGTGACCGTCGGCCTGGCCTCCTACAGCATGGCGTCCAGCCTGGCGGTACCGCTGTTGCGGATCGTGCGTGAACGGTACCCGAACACCCAACTGCAGCTGATCCAGAACCTGACCGTGGTAATGAGCCAGGCTCTCCTGCTCGGCCAGGTGGACATGGCGCTGATTTACGACCCCGGCTATGTCAAGGGTGTCGTAGTCGAAAAAGTCCTGGAGGAAGATTTTCATCTGATCACCAGCACGAAGACCCGGCCCATGGCGGTCTGCGGCGACGGCGTCACGCTCAAGGACGCGTCCCGATTGGACTTTATTCTGCCGAGCGAGGTCCACACCGTACGGCGGATCACCGATGCCGCTTTTCACGCCGCGGGCCTGCATTACTCGGTCGTGGCCGAGATCGAACCGAGCATGGTGCTGCGCGACGCCGTGGTGGGCGGCCTCGGGGCCACGGTACTTCCGTTGTCGGCGGCACGGACCTACTTCGCCCCCGAAGAGGTCCGCGCCTACCGCTTTGCCGACGCCCGCATGCGCACCGGAATGTCACTGTGCACCTCGGAGGTCCAACCTCTGTCGGACGCGGCCAAACTGGTGGCCGACGTGCTGCGGGGGCTCATGACCGACGTTCAACCGGACGGCGGTCGGTTGCGCACGGCCGATGAAACGATTTCGTAG
- a CDS encoding SDR family NAD(P)-dependent oxidoreductase, whose product MRDNADLRSGTAVITGAASKRGIGRALAGRLAASGWRLGLLDIDLEVEKVAAALGAEHDVAAMGAVADIADPESVDAAVSGFEAELPPITAIVNIAGISAPTSLLDADFATWERVMRINATGTFVTCKRIVPGLVERGYGRVVNLGSTAMQNGGGTYSKSTYAASKAAIEGFSRALALEVAPSGVTVNVVAPATIDTDIMGGRITDERKPAFLAQLPVGRLGTTREVAALIEFLIGEEAGYITGATYNINGGLRIG is encoded by the coding sequence ATGAGAGACAACGCCGACCTCCGCAGTGGTACGGCGGTCATCACTGGAGCCGCGTCGAAGCGAGGAATAGGGCGCGCGCTCGCGGGGCGGCTGGCGGCGTCGGGTTGGCGTCTTGGCCTTCTCGACATCGACCTGGAGGTCGAAAAGGTCGCCGCCGCATTGGGTGCCGAACACGATGTCGCCGCAATGGGTGCGGTCGCCGACATTGCCGACCCGGAGTCCGTGGACGCGGCCGTATCCGGTTTCGAGGCCGAGTTGCCACCGATCACCGCCATCGTGAACATCGCGGGCATCAGCGCACCGACATCGCTTCTCGACGCCGACTTCGCCACCTGGGAACGCGTTATGCGAATCAACGCCACCGGCACGTTCGTCACGTGCAAGCGCATCGTGCCCGGTCTGGTCGAGCGTGGCTACGGCAGGGTGGTGAATCTGGGGTCGACCGCAATGCAGAACGGCGGCGGGACTTACAGCAAGTCCACCTACGCGGCTTCCAAGGCAGCGATCGAGGGATTCAGCCGCGCACTCGCACTGGAGGTGGCACCCAGTGGCGTGACCGTCAACGTGGTAGCACCGGCCACGATCGACACCGACATCATGGGCGGCCGGATCACCGACGAACGCAAACCCGCATTCCTGGCGCAACTTCCAGTCGGCCGACTCGGCACGACACGCGAGGTCGCCGCCCTCATCGAATTCCTCATCGGCGAAGAGGCCGGCTACATCACCGGTGCAACGTACAACATCAACGGAGGTCTTCGCATTGGCTGA
- a CDS encoding LamB/YcsF family protein — MPTVDLVADLGESFGAYTMGNDAQLLDLLTSANVACGFHAGDPRVMDATVRACVERGVSIGAHPSFPDLVGFGRRAMDLTENEVRTDVLYQLGALSAFTRAHGVRITHLAPHGRLGNLVVTRHDYARAIADAVQAFDPTLVILSQEGEMAAVARERGLRMAMVGVVDRAYEDDGTLVPRSEPDAVLTDPDEVTRRTVRMVTEGVIASRNGRDVPIKADCVQLHGDGPAALQLAARIRGELQTAGVRLAPLDKILDVPAA; from the coding sequence GTGCCAACCGTTGATCTCGTGGCCGACCTCGGAGAGAGTTTCGGCGCCTACACAATGGGCAACGACGCCCAGTTGCTGGACCTACTGACCTCGGCCAACGTGGCATGCGGATTCCACGCGGGCGATCCTCGTGTCATGGACGCGACCGTGCGGGCCTGCGTCGAGCGTGGTGTCAGTATCGGCGCACACCCGAGTTTTCCCGACCTGGTGGGCTTCGGACGCCGAGCGATGGACCTGACCGAGAACGAAGTTCGCACCGACGTGCTGTACCAGCTCGGCGCGCTGTCGGCGTTCACCCGGGCACATGGCGTCCGCATCACTCACCTGGCACCGCACGGTCGGCTCGGCAACCTCGTGGTGACCAGGCATGACTACGCCCGGGCCATCGCCGACGCGGTGCAGGCATTCGATCCCACCCTCGTGATCCTGTCGCAGGAAGGCGAGATGGCAGCGGTCGCGCGGGAACGCGGCCTACGGATGGCCATGGTCGGTGTCGTCGACCGGGCCTACGAAGATGACGGCACGCTGGTGCCGAGGTCCGAGCCGGATGCGGTGCTGACCGATCCGGACGAAGTCACCCGCCGGACGGTCCGGATGGTCACCGAAGGAGTCATCGCCAGCCGGAACGGGCGGGATGTGCCGATCAAAGCGGACTGCGTCCAGTTGCACGGCGATGGCCCCGCGGCACTCCAGCTCGCTGCCCGGATCCGCGGCGAGTTGCAGACCGCCGGGGTCCGGTTGGCGCCACTGGACAAGATTCTGGATGTCCCGGCGGCATGA
- a CDS encoding SDR family NAD(P)-dependent oxidoreductase, translated as MTPPHQPAADFPRERTAIVTGAASARGIGQAIAHRLAAEGWSIAILDLDEDASQEVAARIQDTHGVACLGVGVDISDRNAVLSAVENVSRSLPQLVGLVNNAGVSSPVPFLEVTEDEWRRVIAVNLHGTFHVTQAAAKIMAAKGIGRIVNISSTSAERGGGVYGLAAYSASKAALLGFARTLARELGPYGVTANSVAPGSIDTDIMGGPLSDERKAVLLRELPVGRIGTVRDVAAVVSFLLSEDAGYLTGVTYDVNGGSHIA; from the coding sequence TTGACACCGCCGCATCAGCCCGCCGCTGATTTCCCCCGTGAACGCACCGCGATCGTTACTGGAGCCGCCTCGGCGCGCGGGATCGGCCAGGCAATCGCTCATCGGCTGGCGGCCGAGGGCTGGTCAATCGCCATTCTGGACCTTGACGAAGACGCGAGCCAGGAGGTCGCTGCCCGAATCCAGGACACGCACGGAGTGGCCTGTCTGGGTGTTGGAGTAGACATCAGCGACCGGAACGCGGTCCTTAGCGCCGTGGAAAACGTGAGCCGATCGTTGCCGCAACTGGTAGGGCTCGTCAACAACGCCGGGGTGAGCTCGCCTGTTCCCTTCCTCGAAGTCACCGAGGACGAATGGCGCCGCGTGATCGCGGTCAACCTGCACGGAACCTTCCACGTCACGCAGGCGGCGGCGAAGATCATGGCCGCGAAGGGAATCGGTCGCATCGTGAACATCTCGTCGACCTCTGCCGAGCGTGGCGGGGGCGTCTACGGGCTCGCCGCGTATTCGGCGTCGAAGGCGGCATTACTCGGATTCGCCCGCACACTCGCGCGAGAACTCGGACCGTATGGCGTCACGGCGAACTCGGTCGCGCCCGGCTCCATCGACACCGACATCATGGGCGGACCGCTGTCCGACGAACGGAAAGCGGTACTGCTACGAGAACTCCCGGTGGGGCGGATCGGCACGGTGCGCGATGTCGCTGCGGTCGTTTCTTTCCTGCTGAGCGAGGACGCGGGTTACCTCACCGGCGTGACCTACGACGTCAACGGCGGATCCCACATCGCATGA
- a CDS encoding 5-oxoprolinase subunit C family protein: MSDRPELYIESATACVVTDLGRTAGPARGLAVNGALDQFAARAANALAGNEPSDPLIEATGFDLTICPSHDVLMAVTGAPAMPTVDGRPHAPWAPLSVRAGQTVRIGISEAGLRAYVAVHGSFDVPLLMGSCAPDSMIGFGTAVTSGTSLSLLRPHPPLINPHFDATIFHFGIPSSVAHVPTVLDVIDGPDAGEFGPELGRLFDSPYTVTPRINHVGLRLSGPVPQRSVTGEVLSRGVPVGAIEAPTGDELLVLMRGRGITAGYPVLAVLTSLSQDIAAQLRPGQQIRFRRTSRAAATAAYLERRRFLDRIAVRARTAFAALSNTSQLCGGHCKRSKQ, translated from the coding sequence ATGTCTGATCGGCCGGAACTCTACATCGAGTCCGCGACCGCATGCGTGGTTACCGATCTCGGCCGCACCGCCGGGCCCGCGCGCGGGCTGGCTGTCAACGGCGCGCTCGACCAGTTCGCCGCCCGCGCTGCGAACGCCCTGGCCGGCAACGAACCCTCGGATCCGCTCATCGAGGCCACCGGGTTCGATCTCACCATCTGTCCCAGCCACGATGTGCTGATGGCTGTCACGGGGGCACCAGCAATGCCCACCGTCGACGGACGACCGCACGCCCCGTGGGCGCCGCTGTCGGTACGGGCCGGGCAAACGGTGCGGATCGGCATCTCCGAAGCCGGCCTACGAGCGTATGTCGCCGTGCACGGGTCCTTCGACGTGCCCCTGCTGATGGGCAGCTGCGCGCCCGATTCGATGATCGGGTTCGGCACCGCGGTCACGTCCGGAACATCCCTTTCCCTGCTCCGGCCCCATCCGCCCTTGATCAACCCGCACTTCGACGCCACCATCTTCCACTTCGGCATTCCCAGCAGCGTGGCTCACGTGCCGACCGTGCTAGATGTGATCGACGGACCCGATGCCGGAGAATTCGGTCCCGAGCTCGGGCGGCTATTCGACTCCCCCTACACGGTCACACCGCGGATCAATCACGTGGGGCTGCGCCTGTCTGGACCCGTACCGCAGCGTTCGGTGACCGGCGAGGTGTTGTCGAGAGGAGTGCCGGTCGGCGCGATCGAAGCCCCCACCGGCGACGAACTGCTCGTCTTGATGCGCGGTCGCGGAATCACCGCGGGATATCCGGTGCTCGCGGTGCTCACCTCGCTCTCCCAGGACATCGCGGCTCAGCTCAGGCCCGGTCAGCAGATCCGCTTTCGGCGCACGAGCAGGGCCGCGGCCACCGCCGCCTACCTGGAACGGCGCCGATTCCTCGATCGAATCGCGGTCCGCGCACGAACCGCGTTCGCCGCACTTTCGAACACCTCGCAGCTGTGTGGCGGGCACTGCAAAAGGAGCAAGCAATGA
- a CDS encoding alcohol dehydrogenase catalytic domain-containing protein → MKAVVVHGPGDLRVETLHDLRVAPDRVVVRVVYGGICGSDLHYAADGRNGPYRITEPLVLGHEVVGVVSQIGHDVANAPAVGTRVAIHPATPTAPPGAARGTGLHLHPGGTYLGSASTRPHTQGGFVELLEVSPGQLRLLPDELPLRRAVLAEPLAVALHGVARLEARPLGARVLVSGAGPIGALAIAALRHAGSAEIVAADLQGFPLKVAAAVGADSTRNLSDGDTVEESSFDIVVEAAGAVGSLVTALDAVRPGGAVLQLGMLPRGPIPVPVSAIIAKEVTLYGSQRFDIELDAAIALLAGDPSLEAVLSHEFDIDSAAEAFACAAESARSSKTVLRMSADPES, encoded by the coding sequence GTGAAAGCCGTCGTTGTCCACGGGCCGGGCGACCTGCGTGTGGAAACACTTCATGATCTCCGGGTAGCGCCGGACCGTGTGGTGGTCCGCGTCGTGTATGGCGGGATCTGCGGATCGGACCTGCACTACGCGGCGGATGGTCGCAATGGGCCGTACCGCATCACGGAACCTCTGGTGCTCGGTCACGAGGTGGTCGGTGTCGTTTCCCAGATCGGCCATGACGTGGCGAATGCCCCGGCCGTGGGCACGCGTGTCGCGATCCATCCTGCGACGCCGACCGCTCCCCCGGGCGCCGCACGCGGCACCGGTCTGCATTTGCATCCCGGCGGCACCTATCTGGGCAGCGCGTCGACTCGACCGCATACGCAGGGCGGGTTCGTCGAGCTTCTCGAAGTGTCACCGGGCCAGCTCCGGCTGTTGCCGGACGAACTGCCGTTGCGCCGTGCCGTCCTCGCGGAACCGCTGGCAGTCGCTCTGCACGGAGTTGCCCGGCTGGAAGCACGGCCGCTGGGTGCGCGGGTACTGGTCAGCGGCGCCGGCCCGATCGGTGCCCTTGCCATCGCCGCACTCCGGCACGCGGGCTCCGCCGAGATCGTCGCCGCGGATCTCCAGGGATTCCCGCTGAAGGTCGCCGCCGCCGTCGGTGCCGACTCGACCCGGAACCTGTCCGACGGCGACACGGTTGAAGAGTCGTCGTTCGATATCGTGGTCGAGGCGGCCGGAGCGGTGGGCTCGCTGGTAACCGCGCTGGATGCGGTGCGTCCCGGCGGTGCCGTCCTCCAGCTCGGGATGCTCCCGCGCGGACCGATACCGGTTCCCGTTTCGGCGATCATCGCCAAGGAGGTCACGCTCTACGGCTCGCAGCGTTTCGACATCGAACTCGATGCCGCGATCGCCTTGCTCGCCGGGGATCCATCGCTCGAAGCGGTACTCAGTCATGAGTTCGACATCGACTCGGCCGCCGAGGCATTCGCCTGTGCGGCGGAGTCGGCAAGGTCGTCAAAGACGGTGCTGCGGATGTCCGCGGATCCGGAGTCCTGA
- a CDS encoding sugar phosphate isomerase/epimerase family protein, producing MAESPRTRTPTTVHTERPSLACPSDLRTPHAPDDWPIAAAMLQFPAYAADETPVDELKPAEWRRLLQPVVDAGFTHLELSTAWLRLGDLDDARLADLRDVLDDAGLAVPGVGVVRQSVIHPDRGERNLAFTHRTIDAAAFLGADIVCLGLHDALTPQQQQALWFWTVPPDTAPPDPEVRELAVRRFRELGDHAAAAGVAISLELYENTYLGSADDAIRFLDDIGHDAVGLNPDIGNLIRQQRPVDTWEYLVSVTAARANYWHIKNYARLEDPATGTVLTHPTSLELGIVNYRDAVRYAIANGFSGAFVVEHYGGDGLSVGATNAAYLRRILPHAN from the coding sequence TTGGCTGAGTCCCCGAGAACCCGCACGCCGACGACCGTGCACACCGAGCGCCCGTCGTTGGCATGCCCGTCCGACCTCCGCACTCCCCATGCTCCCGACGACTGGCCAATCGCCGCCGCCATGCTCCAGTTTCCCGCGTATGCGGCGGACGAAACGCCCGTGGACGAGCTGAAACCCGCCGAGTGGCGTCGTCTTCTGCAGCCTGTCGTCGACGCCGGGTTCACCCACCTTGAGCTTTCCACAGCCTGGCTGCGTCTCGGCGATCTCGACGACGCGCGTCTAGCGGACCTGCGCGATGTCCTGGACGACGCCGGCCTCGCGGTTCCGGGAGTGGGTGTCGTGCGGCAGAGCGTGATCCATCCGGACCGGGGGGAACGCAACCTCGCCTTCACACACAGAACCATCGACGCGGCCGCCTTCCTAGGCGCCGACATCGTCTGTCTCGGGCTCCACGATGCGCTGACACCGCAACAACAGCAGGCACTGTGGTTCTGGACAGTGCCGCCGGACACCGCACCCCCCGACCCGGAAGTGCGGGAGCTGGCGGTGCGGCGGTTCCGGGAACTCGGCGATCACGCCGCCGCAGCAGGCGTGGCGATCTCCCTCGAACTGTACGAGAACACCTACCTGGGCAGTGCCGACGACGCGATCAGATTCCTCGACGACATCGGCCATGACGCCGTCGGACTCAACCCCGACATTGGGAACCTGATCCGCCAGCAACGGCCGGTCGACACCTGGGAATACCTGGTTTCGGTCACCGCTGCGCGCGCCAACTACTGGCATATCAAGAACTACGCGAGACTCGAAGACCCCGCCACCGGGACGGTTCTCACCCATCCGACGTCTCTCGAACTCGGGATCGTGAACTACCGAGACGCCGTACGCTACGCGATCGCCAACGGCTTCTCCGGTGCGTTCGTGGTCGAACACTACGGCGGCGACGGGCTCAGTGTGGGCGCCACGAACGCCGCATACCTTCGGCGCATCCTCCCCCATGCCAACTGA
- a CDS encoding 5-oxoprolinase subunit B family protein, whose protein sequence is MTGIQIPAKIDISPCGDAALRVTVDGADTDEVWTTVHRLAARLNGGGLPGTVSAVPTYDAVLVEFDPYHTTADAVALHIRSWDSATDAAERVRSRVIDVPVLFGGAAGPDLEWVASLVDEPVARVIDIVCSREHLIRCLGGPAASAMTDGPDFRVPIPRLAIPRLRVPPGAISVAGSQTVIGPVAAPSGWRQIGRTPLTILQTEDDNVVPYRPGDRVRFFPVDERAYAALLGTPMRYRDDV, encoded by the coding sequence ATGACGGGCATCCAGATACCGGCCAAGATCGACATCTCGCCGTGCGGCGACGCGGCGTTGCGCGTCACCGTTGACGGCGCCGACACAGACGAGGTGTGGACGACCGTGCACCGGCTGGCGGCACGGCTCAACGGCGGCGGATTACCCGGAACAGTGTCGGCTGTGCCGACCTACGACGCCGTGCTGGTGGAGTTCGACCCGTACCACACGACGGCCGACGCAGTCGCCTTGCACATCCGTTCCTGGGATAGTGCCACCGACGCGGCGGAGCGGGTCCGTTCGCGAGTCATCGACGTGCCGGTGCTTTTCGGCGGCGCCGCGGGCCCGGATCTGGAGTGGGTCGCCAGCCTCGTCGACGAGCCGGTAGCGCGGGTCATCGACATCGTCTGCTCGCGGGAGCACCTTATCCGCTGCCTGGGCGGCCCCGCCGCATCGGCCATGACGGACGGTCCGGATTTCCGGGTACCGATCCCCCGGCTGGCGATTCCCCGGCTGCGAGTGCCTCCCGGCGCGATCTCGGTCGCCGGCAGCCAGACCGTCATCGGCCCGGTTGCCGCACCCAGCGGCTGGCGGCAGATCGGCCGCACGCCGTTGACCATCCTGCAAACCGAGGACGACAACGTCGTGCCTTACCGGCCCGGGGACAGGGTGCGGTTCTTCCCGGTCGATGAGCGCGCCTACGCGGCCCTGCTCGGGACCCCGATGCGCTACCGAGACGATGTCTGA
- a CDS encoding 4-carboxy-4-hydroxy-2-oxoadipate aldolase/oxaloacetate decarboxylase: MIHVRTKFDRPAAEIIAALGQFSAATIHEAQGRKGALSHRLKPVDSRMAFCGPAFTVEAQAGDNIMVQVAISYAQPGDVVIVAGAEFEQAGSFGDVLATACKSKGLAAFVTDSGVRDSADLKKLGFPVFSGSVCIEGTVKETLGPVNYPISIGGQIVRPGDILRGDADGVVVVDPLEAEDVIRLCQRREDHEAEIRAQHRRGGKSLIEVHGLVDKLKAKGLVVEE; encoded by the coding sequence ATGATTCACGTGCGCACGAAATTCGACCGGCCGGCTGCGGAAATCATCGCGGCGCTCGGCCAGTTCTCCGCCGCGACGATCCACGAAGCACAGGGCCGCAAGGGCGCCCTGTCGCATCGCCTGAAACCTGTCGATTCTCGCATGGCGTTCTGCGGCCCGGCCTTCACCGTCGAAGCCCAGGCCGGCGACAACATCATGGTGCAGGTCGCGATCTCCTACGCCCAGCCCGGAGACGTCGTGATCGTCGCCGGGGCGGAGTTTGAGCAGGCGGGTTCCTTCGGCGACGTGCTGGCCACCGCGTGCAAGAGCAAGGGACTGGCGGCATTCGTCACTGATTCCGGGGTGCGCGACAGCGCGGACCTGAAAAAGCTCGGTTTTCCCGTCTTCTCCGGTTCGGTCTGTATCGAGGGAACGGTCAAGGAGACCCTGGGACCCGTGAATTACCCGATTTCCATCGGCGGGCAGATCGTCCGGCCCGGCGACATCCTGCGCGGGGACGCCGACGGTGTCGTCGTGGTCGATCCGCTGGAGGCCGAGGACGTCATTCGGCTGTGCCAGCGGCGCGAGGATCACGAGGCGGAGATCCGCGCCCAGCACCGTCGTGGCGGCAAGTCCCTGATCGAGGTGCACGGGCTCGTCGACAAGCTGAAGGCCAAGGGACTGGTCGTCGAGGAGTGA
- a CDS encoding SDR family NAD(P)-dependent oxidoreductase, translating into MSAPFTADLTGRTALITGASSGIGHAIADLYLRNGATVVGVHRRAVTGHASGYVPVIADLGEPAQVRAAAEEVLRQHRVDILVNNAGLNIRHPFEDFPGEDWDRVQQLNIRAVMELTQLIGRPMLERGAGVVINLASMLSFTGGFTASAYAASKGAIAQLTKSVANEWAPKGVRVNAIAPGFIATEMNVALVADKTRNRQILERIPAGRWGTAQDIAGAALFLASDAARFVHGTVLPVDGGYLAR; encoded by the coding sequence ATGAGTGCACCGTTCACCGCCGATCTGACCGGCAGGACGGCGCTGATCACCGGAGCCAGCTCAGGAATAGGCCATGCGATCGCCGACCTCTACCTGCGCAATGGTGCGACGGTGGTGGGCGTACACCGCCGAGCCGTCACCGGGCACGCTAGTGGGTATGTGCCGGTCATCGCGGATCTCGGTGAGCCGGCGCAGGTTCGGGCCGCTGCGGAAGAAGTGCTTCGACAGCATCGGGTCGACATCCTGGTCAACAATGCGGGGCTCAACATCCGCCACCCCTTCGAGGATTTTCCCGGCGAGGATTGGGATCGGGTGCAGCAACTCAACATCCGGGCAGTCATGGAACTGACCCAGTTGATCGGTCGGCCCATGCTCGAACGCGGGGCGGGCGTGGTCATCAACCTGGCTTCGATGCTGTCGTTCACCGGTGGGTTCACGGCCTCCGCGTACGCCGCATCGAAGGGTGCGATCGCGCAGTTGACGAAGTCAGTGGCCAACGAGTGGGCACCGAAAGGCGTCCGCGTCAACGCGATCGCGCCGGGCTTCATCGCCACCGAAATGAACGTCGCGCTCGTCGCCGACAAGACCCGCAACCGTCAGATACTCGAACGCATTCCCGCTGGGAGATGGGGTACCGCTCAGGACATCGCGGGCGCGGCGCTCTTCCTGGCGTCCGACGCTGCGCGATTCGTCCATGGAACCGTGCTGCCCGTCGACGGTGGTTACCTCGCGCGCTGA
- a CDS encoding NAD(P)-dependent oxidoreductase → MSTFTVGVIGLGPMGAPIASHIARAGFPLQVWNRTRTKGAAVGGKAVERPGDLRAEIVLSALPDVDQFDEIAPESVASRWAARGTTHVVVLSTTSREKIRGLSERLGQVGIAVVDAPMSGGDAGARAGTLSLMVGASPRSFVKVEAVLRSFAATVEHMGPVGTGTVSKLCNQVVVAGTLVAVAEALDLARRAGISRSQLIRVLQGGLAANAVLDAKATKILQREYSLGGSAANQLKDLRYATALADELGAGLTQARHTGALFEELVDRGLGDEDHAVVYEIVSSAVRNRPPSG, encoded by the coding sequence GTGAGCACATTTACCGTCGGCGTGATCGGCCTCGGCCCGATGGGCGCGCCGATCGCCTCGCATATCGCCCGCGCCGGGTTCCCGCTTCAGGTCTGGAACCGTACCCGCACGAAGGGCGCCGCGGTGGGCGGCAAAGCCGTCGAACGGCCCGGAGACCTTCGTGCGGAGATCGTCCTTTCGGCGCTGCCGGATGTCGACCAGTTCGACGAGATCGCACCCGAATCCGTGGCGAGCCGTTGGGCCGCCCGCGGCACCACGCACGTGGTCGTGCTCAGCACCACCTCGCGGGAGAAGATCCGCGGATTGTCCGAACGTCTCGGCCAGGTTGGTATCGCCGTGGTCGACGCGCCCATGAGTGGCGGTGATGCCGGAGCCCGGGCAGGCACGCTGAGTCTCATGGTCGGCGCGAGCCCGAGATCGTTCGTCAAGGTGGAGGCCGTGTTGCGCTCGTTCGCCGCCACCGTCGAGCACATGGGACCGGTCGGGACCGGAACCGTGTCGAAGCTGTGTAACCAGGTTGTCGTCGCCGGGACGCTCGTCGCCGTGGCCGAGGCCCTTGATTTGGCCCGTCGAGCCGGAATCTCCCGTTCGCAGCTGATCCGGGTACTTCAGGGAGGTCTCGCCGCGAACGCGGTGCTCGACGCCAAGGCCACGAAGATCTTGCAGCGGGAGTACAGCCTCGGCGGGAGCGCAGCAAACCAGCTCAAGGATCTTCGGTACGCGACTGCGCTGGCCGACGAACTCGGTGCGGGCTTGACGCAGGCCCGGCACACAGGTGCCTTGTTCGAGGAACTGGTCGACCGTGGACTCGGCGACGAAGATCATGCGGTCGTCTACGAAATCGTTTCATCGGCCGTGCGCAACCGACCGCCGTCCGGTTGA